The nucleotide window TAAAACATTCTCTAAATTAATTGCACCATTCTGAGCGCCATGATACAACATGGCATATTCTCCTGAAACTTGGTAGACGAACATTGGATACTGTGGATGTGAATCTTTTGTGTGCCTAACTACATCCAAATATGCTAAGCCTGGTTTTACCATGAGCATATCAGCTCCTTCGGCAACATCTCTGGCCTATAAAAGACATGTGGAATATATTATAAAcgcaaatgaatttttaaaaacaagaTAATAAAATGCTAACAGCAGCTCTAGCAGCTAGTCCATTGCTTCCTGGAGGCAATTGGTAACATTTTCTGTCCCCAAACTTGGGTGCCGATTGCGATGCATCTCTAAAAGGACCATAAAAGCCAGATGCAAATTTGACAGCATAAGATAATACTGCAACTTTGTTTGACAATCCAGCTGAAGCCAATTTCTGTTTTATCGCACCTATTCTTCCATCCATCATGTCCGATGGAGCCACGATTTGCGCTCCTTTATTCATCAATTTCATGAGTGGAAAGTTAATTACATTTAACTCTTTTGCTGTGAAGTGAATGTTCCTTATGAACATTCTTTGCTATATACCAACACCAGCAAAAGAGTTAATGATATAACACATTCATTTAAATTTTAaagaacaaaattattttaccaGCTTTTGCATATGCAAGGGCAACCTCTGAAATTCTTGAAATACTAGCTTTATTATTTATGCTTCCATCTTCATTCAAGATTCCACAATGACCATGAATAGTGTAAGCACATAAACAAACATCACATGCTATCAATAAATTTGGAAACCATTGCCGTATTAAAGGCACAGCTTGAATAATTGGATTCTTTGAACTATCAGCATTGCTTCCAATATGATCCTATAAAAAAATCAATCTAAATTCACTTATTATCAAACATTTTGTGTACAGTACTTACCTTTTTCAAGTGTTTTGATACTCCGAACAATAATATCGATTGCAGTCCCTTAGAAACCAATGGTTGCAGTATTTTATGCAATTGATTAATGCCATGCCGATAAACGCCTGGCATGCTAGTAATAGGATCTTTAGCATCCTGCTCATCTCTGAAAAATAATgtctaataaatatttttacataaACTTCTAACCTAGTTATAAATACATATTCATGCTTTTGTTCTGTCATTAATACATAAAGATTTTAATAATTACTTTCAGCCATTTTTCCTTTACTTGAACATATGTTAATTTCTCaagtattaatattttgtttaatttaatgTTATTTTACTATGAAACTGCATGCTCATCTGATCATGTGTCTATGGGTAGGAATATTTTAAATTTCCCTGCATACCCTATGCATGTATACTTGTGTTactgcatgatttgaagcggTAGGTTATGAATTGAACTTACGAAATGAAAATCGGATACATAAGATTGCTGACAGTAATCTCCACGTTTGGCGACTGCCATTGTCGAAGAACAGGATGAAAAATACCACTATGAAGAGTATGATTCGCTACAACCTCTGTCATTTTCGGAATTGTTATAAACCGTTATGTACTTGTTCGTATCCGTTTCGCTGTTACATAAAAAAGTAATGTGAAAGTAATGTAAGATTTTCGAAGTTCTTCTTCGGAATGAACTTTAAAACATCATTGTGTATTTTGTTAATTTTACTTTGCTCTTATTCATAATGAATTAAAATCAAAAGAATTTATTACGTCATTTATAAGATAACATCATTTTGTTACCTGTATGtatttcgattatttctttTCTATGGTGGTGCCTAAATGAAGTTCACGCGGTGCATGTTTGAACTCAACAACTATATTATGTATGTACATGTTTCGTAAAGTTCGTACAGTTTGAATAACGTATCATTAGAAATCATGATTctgcaaaaaagaaaagagcCACATGCTTTAATAAAAACTATGAAGATAACTGATTGCTAAAAAATTTCCTCAATTTACCTGCTTagatatttcataaaaataagtTGAATTAATTTATCATTGTACTGATTGTTAATTGTATACGTTtaactaaataaaaatattttttcaaattaTCTCAGAAATCATCTATTTTTCGTTCCTACAGTAACTCTGGAACACCTAATATAGTTTAGTCTGAACATGccgcaaataaaaaaaaatacatacaatgtttacatacaatatttatttcattgacTTGAAGTATTTATAATTCATTTCTTTCACGCAATTATgctaaatataaataacaagTTCATAAAAAGACGTGCATAGAATGAACAAATAGTGGTTATATCAAATCGTTTATAtgttacgatttatatattatatcatatagtGTGTATTAAATCTTGTTGCCATTGTACAGATTTCGAAAATTTGTGAAGAATGACGAGACAGTCAAGTGACTGGCGACAAGAAAACGAAATGTTATCGCTTTCAACCATTTACTATTCTAATGAATTTTCTTATATCAAAGATAGTATGATACAatgttattacaatatatttccTAAAGTTGAGAATGGTTCATTAAAATTGAAGACAATTAGTACATGCAACAAAATCAAAACTTTTAAATATTTCATCAAATACTTACCGCCTATTAAAGTTTACATTCAACTTCCTCATGATTATCCTGCCAACAATCCACCAAAGTTTTATGTTATTTCATCATGGCTTTCTTCTTGGCAACTATCTTGTATTTGTCAAAAATTAGATGACATATGGTCAGATAATAAAGGGCAggagatattatttttatggttTGAATTTTTAAGGAACGAGCTTCTTAATTTTCTTCATATCAAAGATACATTGGATATTTCACTATTGTATTTGATGTATCATAATATAtcaagatattttaatttaaattggtCATATCAATATGATGTAAGAGCAGtgtgtaatatattatttcttgAACCACTACAGTTTTTAATAAACTATGACAAACAACAACGCGAAactatatttaaacaaaattttttttctTGCAACATATGCTTTGATACATATTCTGGAAAAGAATGTGCGGAACTTGAAAATTGTGGCCATATTTTTTGCAGAAAATGTATAGAAGAATACATTACTGTAAAAATGAATGATTTCATTGAACACATTATAATATGCCCTAACTTTGGTTGTAGTAAATTTATTTCTATTAATGACATAAAAAATTTGTGTtcgaatttattttcaaaatatgaTAAGAGATTATTACAAATAGCATTACGTAatatagaaaatttaatttactgTCCACGTAATAAATGTCAATATGcatttataaaagatatagataATGAATCAGCTATCTGTTACAATTGTGGCTACTGTTTTTGTACCTACTGTTACCAGGTacgtaattatataatttaatgtacACACtaagaataattatttgaatgtATTTATGTTTTAGTGTTATCATGGTGAAATGTTATGTCCTATAGGATTAAAGAATAAAGAGAAACTTATTCAAGAATATGAAAGTGgtgataaatataaaaaacagTTACTAGTAAAGACATATGGTAGAAAGCAAATAGAGAAACTTGTTGAACAACACCTAACAAATGAATATTTAAAGGTATATACAAGGTTACTACTAATATTAGAAATTTCATGgaacataataatatttacagagATGTGCTAAGCCATGTCCAAAATGTCGAACTATGATTGAGAAAATAGATGGATGCAATAAAATGGAATGCACTCATTGCAATACTAAGTTCTGCTGGCTCTGTGGAATACAAATTACTTCACTAAATCCTTACGAACATTATTTGTTAGGAAACAGTACATGTCACAAGcgcttatttgaataaaaacctTTTTCTCCACtatacaaataattataacattatGATGTTAGCTACATGTATCTAAAAAGTATTagattgtatatatttttttatttttgtgcaatttctttttatgtaacattatatatttttgtttacaatacgtgtgtataaaataaaatatcttgtaTCTTAACAAGAGGTAGATCTCTACTTATTACACTATTTCTTATTGTGTTAATTGTGATTTATACATCTCTTGGCACATGAACTTCAACGGTAGCTTCAGTCACTAGCTGTTCAGCAACAATGGAAACAGTTGATCCTATTCTCTCATTTACAATATTGTctataaattattacaaatagCATGAGGTATCtatgatatttatgataaatgTATATGAAGTGTTACCTGCACATTCTTCCTCGCAGTTTAATAACTTCTGTTTCTCATAAAATTTTTGCAGATTGAGCTCTATGAGGTTCGGGCCAAAAATCCAGTACCCGAGGCATCCTCCCAACACAATAGCTACattaatatatatgttataagaCATAACAGCCAACATTAAAATATAACCCAGAAGCGTATGTATAGACCAATGAAATACTTGAAGACACCACATGGACCAACACAtactaaaaaaataatatatgatatttatGTTCTACAATTACATAGTAATATTACTTTTTTCTGTGTAACAAGTTCACACCAGGGTAATACACCCAGTGGGtcacatttgttcttttatcggGTGgcatcatatattatattataactctGAAATACTAAAATTGATCTATTAGTAAGCATTATATAAGTTATGAAAGTAAGTAATAAAggaatatgataatatattttatatataatataataatataataatatatataatataataatataataatatatataatatataatgtgcCACCCGATTTTTAAATATCCTGGTATAAATACATTAAAGTGTCCGAGGAATATTACATACCACTGTGATGGAAATTGTATTCTAATGGACTTTGAAGACAGTCTAGAGAGCAACGAACAATTTTCTGATGTCATAGCTTTCTGCTTTCTAATACGAGCTATGTTATTTTGTTGTAATTTAATTTGTAAAATCTTCATACCCTCATATAATATTGCAAGTGCTGATAAGCCTATGCAAGTGCAAATAAAACCAGAAGTTGTGACTACATTATACCCTGATAGAAAAAAACTGCCTAAATCATCTCCAAACCAAAACCACATATGCATCTGAAAACAGATAGGTTTAACAACAAATTAACAAGGCAATCGTATAAATAACAATTTGAGTTTATCTATACCGTTGTTAATGTTAATGTTTTGTAACATACAGCCAAGTTTCAGATAAATCAAACTGATAAGAAATGAATGTATAATTGTTTTCTACATTCTGTCCTCCACCTAGCCTTACCCATTTATTCGGAAATGACTAAACTGTACATAATTTGCTGCAATCACATCTTGGTTTCGTATTTGTGGTCTTACAAATTTCGTTACGTATTTTTAACACAGGCTTCTACTGTTGTATTGTTTCGTGTTAGTTTTTGAAACATAACAGTAAGATTCGCGAAAACCAtgtttttcaaatccatgcgtactaAACAAGCAATGTAGAACACATAATACAGCACCATACACTCGTATCGAAGTTCATGAGCACAATCCAACTCAATGTGAAGCATGCAATTACATGTCGtgagaaaaataaaatacatatgtatgttTTCGTACATACATACAAGATTAGGCTAGCTTTGTTTGACGTTGCTAAGAAGCAGGGTCACGTGACTAGAAATTGAAACATGTGGATCGGTGTTAAATTTTTTGGATTATTGAATACAAATCAtacaaaaataacaataaatcgTGGAATTGTATCGATTCCTGTGTTGCTAATAATGTAAAgtgacaataataaaatactGATACAAGTTAGTAACTAAAAAACGGTGCATCGATCGTTCATTGGTCAACGCAGAGGATAATGGTCATTGCTGAAAATTCTTTGAACAGCTAGGTAACGAGTTTCGTTGAAATCAATAGTTGTCTGGAATTCGTAGAGCATTTATACTCTACGAATAATTTGTAATGATGAAATTCTCTTcgatcgaaagggttaaacaaaaTTAACGTTGTACCCACATACATATATGCATGcattacatacatacattatcatacatacatattgtgcatgcgaaaaagagcCGGAAGGTGGCGAAGACTGTGAACCACGACAGCGACAGCGCTATCTATATCGTTGGGAGGAGCAAGCGTGGCTAATCAAAGCACCAAAAGGTAAGCTGTAATGGCTGTTTATTTTGGGGTTTTCGTTGGTTCTGCTAGGCTTTTTCTCGAGTAATATGCTTCCTAGCTGTTTCAGATTGTAAATAGTGCTAAAAAATCGATTGATGATAGAGCAATGACCATGAAAACGTGGTAGGTGAATTCGGTGGCACGGGCCGTAACGTCGGACATCTCACCTAGTAAAGTGAAAACTCCATTTGCCGTTCCCTCTCACTCTATCCCCTCCCCCTCCTCTCGTCACAGTGCTCCAGTGTACTCTCGTTGGCGCCTTTCTAACCAATTGCCAATGCCAGGCGTGTGCACCAAGCGCCGCAACTATACGCCATTGTCTATACTCTATACGTACGCGTTATTATGTGGTATATCAGGTAGTTATATTCGCGAACTTTTTCCGCGCACGTATCATCACGTATTTTCTACACGCGACCTGCGACCTGCGACACGAAACCTGCGACGAAACCTGCGATCTACGACCTGCGCTCTTTCAACGCGACGATTCACTGTCCAACAGAAAAGGTCTTTTCTAGAGGTTTTTCTTCGTCTACAGGAATATGAGCAGTTCCGAGGA belongs to Megalopta genalis isolate 19385.01 chromosome 1, iyMegGena1_principal, whole genome shotgun sequence and includes:
- the LOC117229417 gene encoding uncharacterized protein LOC117229417; translation: MHMWFWFGDDLGSFFLSGYNVVTTSGFICTCIGLSALAILYEGMKILQIKLQQNNIARIRKQKAMTSENCSLLSRLSSKSIRIQFPSQCMCWSMWCLQVFHWSIHTLLGYILMLAVMSYNIYINVAIVLGGCLGYWIFGPNLIELNLQKFYEKQKLLNCEEECADNIVNERIGSTVSIVAEQLVTEATVEVHVPRDV
- the LOC117229382 gene encoding E3 ubiquitin-protein ligase RNF14, whose translation is MTRQSSDWRQENEMLSLSTIYYSNEFSYIKDSMIQCYYNIFPKVENGSLKLKTISTCNKIKTFKYFIKYLPPIKVYIQLPHDYPANNPPKFYVISSWLSSWQLSCICQKLDDIWSDNKGQEILFLWFEFLRNELLNFLHIKDTLDISLLYLMYHNISRYFNLNWSYQYDVRAVCNILFLEPLQFLINYDKQQRETIFKQNFFSCNICFDTYSGKECAELENCGHIFCRKCIEEYITVKMNDFIEHIIICPNFGCSKFISINDIKNLCSNLFSKYDKRLLQIALRNIENLIYCPRNKCQYAFIKDIDNESAICYNCGYCFCTYCYQCYHGEMLCPIGLKNKEKLIQEYESGDKYKKQLLVKTYGRKQIEKLVEQHLTNEYLKRCAKPCPKCRTMIEKIDGCNKMECTHCNTKFCWLCGIQITSLNPYEHYLLGNSTCHKRLFE
- the Pbgs gene encoding porphobilinogen synthase isoform X2 — translated: MPGVYRHGINQLHKILQPLVSKGLQSILLFGVSKHLKKDHIGSNADSSKNPIIQAVPLIRQWFPNLLIACDVCLCAYTIHGHCGILNEDGSINNKASISRISEVALAYAKAGAQIVAPSDMMDGRIGAIKQKLASAGLSNKVAVLSYAVKFASGFYGPFRDASQSAPKFGDRKCYQLPPGSNGLAARAAARDVAEGADMLMVKPGLAYLDVVRHTKDSHPQYPMFVYQVSGEYAMLYHGAQNGAINLENVLNEVLLSMRRAGADCIITYFTPLILDMLQPKSKY
- the Pbgs gene encoding porphobilinogen synthase isoform X1, which translates into the protein MTEVVANHTLHSGIFHPVLRQWQSPNVEITVSNLMYPIFISDEQDAKDPITSMPGVYRHGINQLHKILQPLVSKGLQSILLFGVSKHLKKDHIGSNADSSKNPIIQAVPLIRQWFPNLLIACDVCLCAYTIHGHCGILNEDGSINNKASISRISEVALAYAKAGAQIVAPSDMMDGRIGAIKQKLASAGLSNKVAVLSYAVKFASGFYGPFRDASQSAPKFGDRKCYQLPPGSNGLAARAAARDVAEGADMLMVKPGLAYLDVVRHTKDSHPQYPMFVYQVSGEYAMLYHGAQNGAINLENVLNEVLLSMRRAGADCIITYFTPLILDMLQPKSKY